The proteins below are encoded in one region of Oncorhynchus clarkii lewisi isolate Uvic-CL-2024 chromosome 33, UVic_Ocla_1.0, whole genome shotgun sequence:
- the LOC139392663 gene encoding ubiquitin-conjugating enzyme E2 N-like, with protein MAGLPRRIIKETQRLLAEPVPGIKAEPDEANARYFHVVISGPQDSPFEGGTFKLELFLPEEYPMAAPKVRFMTKIYHPNVDKLGRICLDILKDKWSPALQIRTVLLSIQALLSAPNPDDPLANDVAEQWKSNEAQAIETARTWTRLYAGNSIEV; from the exons ATGGCAGGACTACCCCGCAGGATTATAAAG GAGACTCAGCGTTTGCTGGCCGAACCCGTTCCTGGAATAAAGGCAGAGCCTGATGAGGCGAATGCACGCTACTTCCATGTGGTGATTTCAGGACCCCAGGACTCCCCTTTCGAAGGAGGCACCTTTAAACTTGAACTCTTTCTGCCAGAAGAATATCCCATGGCAGCTCCTAAAGTGCGATTCATGACCAAAATCTACCATCCCAATGTGGACAAGCTGGGTAGGATATGCCTAGACATCTTGAAAG ATAAGTGGTCCCCAGCTTTGCAGATCCGCACAGTGCTGCTATCAATCCAAGCATTATTAAGCGCTCCTAACCCTGATGACCCACTTGCAAACGATGTTGCAGAGCAGTGGAAATCAAACGAAGCCCAAGCCATTGAGACAG CTCGGACATGGACCAGGCTTTACGCGGGAAACAGCATTGAGGTATAG
- the LOC139392664 gene encoding large ribosomal subunit protein mL42-like has translation MAATGHLNRLSCLFTRFSTVTQLKHCTGVVPVLHKSTIRGPSIDDDCKVEIGVTSDGKTIVCYHPSEDVPYELTQPILRPDPLTNPAETHDQVLKAHLGREVLQNKQAPTIEELSKMFHTTKHRWYPVGQYHTRRRKRDPPKDR, from the exons ATGGCTGCTACAGGTCATTTAAATAGGTTGAGTTGTTTATTTACACGGTTTTCAACTGTTACTCAACTAAAACACTGCACAG GCGTTGTGCCTGTCCTTCACAAGTCAACTATCCGTGGACCTTCCATTGATGATGATTG TAAGGTGGAAATTGGTGTGACATCTGATGGGAAGACCATAGTGTGCTACCATCCCTCTGAGGATGTTCCTTATGAACTTACCCAG CCCATTCTACGGCCAGACCCCCTGACCAATCCGGCAGAGACACATGACCAGGTGCTGAAGGCCCATCTCGGCAGGGAGGTGCTGCAGAACAAACAGGCCCCCACCATCGAGGAGCTGAGCAAAATGTTTCACACCACCAAGCACCGCTGGTACCCAGTGGGACA GTACCATACACGACGCAGAAAGAGAGATCCCCCAAAAGACCGATAA